A DNA window from Thermococcus sp. 4557 contains the following coding sequences:
- a CDS encoding serine protein kinase RIO, with the protein MREDVIEREIEGMLGLRERREKDSDLYKIANEVFDRTTKETLAYLHRRGKIETLYGVISTGKEANVFAGVDAEGNRIAVKIYRTYTTEFRRIWEYLAADPRVGYLPKDMRKLVFVWTRREFKNLQRAIKYAVRVPEPVIFRNNILVMEFIGDELPAPRIKDVERSLEPSDFEELYDFTMGVIERLWKRGDMVHGDLSEYNILLHDRPVVIDWSQATVKRNRMSVELLRRDLRNVINYFGRKGVDVDDFDDKFRELVGV; encoded by the coding sequence ATGCGCGAGGATGTAATAGAGCGCGAAATCGAGGGAATGCTAGGCCTCCGGGAGAGGCGCGAGAAGGACAGCGACCTCTATAAGATAGCCAATGAGGTATTCGACAGAACGACGAAGGAGACCCTCGCCTACCTCCACAGGAGGGGAAAGATCGAAACCCTCTACGGCGTCATCAGCACGGGCAAGGAGGCCAACGTCTTCGCCGGCGTGGACGCCGAGGGGAACAGGATAGCCGTTAAGATATACCGCACGTACACGACCGAGTTCCGGCGCATCTGGGAGTACCTCGCGGCAGACCCCCGCGTCGGCTACCTGCCCAAGGATATGCGCAAGCTGGTCTTTGTTTGGACAAGGAGGGAGTTTAAGAACCTCCAGCGGGCGATAAAATATGCGGTTCGCGTTCCCGAGCCGGTTATCTTCCGCAACAACATCCTTGTGATGGAGTTCATTGGGGACGAGCTCCCCGCACCCCGCATCAAAGACGTTGAGCGTTCGCTCGAGCCTTCGGACTTTGAGGAGCTTTACGACTTCACGATGGGCGTCATCGAGAGGCTCTGGAAGCGCGGGGACATGGTGCACGGCGACCTGAGCGAGTACAACATACTGCTCCACGACAGGCCCGTCGTGATAGACTGGTCGCAGGCAACGGTGAAGAGGAACAGGATGAGCGTGGAGCTGCTCAGAAGGGACCTTAGGAACGTCATAAACTACTTTGGGCGGAAAGGCGTTGATGTTGATGATTTCGACGATAAGTTCCGTGAGCTGGTTGGGGTTTAG